A genomic region of Glycine max cultivar Williams 82 chromosome 15, Glycine_max_v4.0, whole genome shotgun sequence contains the following coding sequences:
- the LOC100777329 gene encoding uncharacterized protein isoform X2 — MASALSSRVESVRNSPFLRFSLNFIRALSSSSSSSSAVSSAENLKKSKRRKKKNLFEVAQFLPNWGIGYHMAKTHWNEVSYEITKINLYKDGRHGKAWGIAFKNGLPLADAPKKISGVHKRCWRYIPNVVKALESSTNLTSSTDSGLKVETEAS; from the exons ATGGCAAGTGCATTGAGTAGCAGAGTTGAATCTGTTCGAAACTCCCCCTTTCTAAGATTTTCGCTCAACTTCATCAGAGCCCTTAgctcttcttcgtcttcttcttctgcCGTTTCTTCTGCTGAGAACCTTAAGAAATCAAAgcgaaggaagaagaagaatttgttCGAGGTGGCTCAGTTCTTACCTAACTGGGGAATCGGCTACCACATGGCCAAGACTCACTGGAATGAGGTTTCTTACGAAATCACTAAAATAAATCTCTACAAG GATGGAAGACATGGAAAAGCATGGGGGATTGCTTTTAAAAATG GCTTGCCGTTAGCAGATGCTCCCAAAAAGATTAGTGGAGTTCACAAGCGCTGTTGGAGGTACATACCAAATGTAGTAAAAGCATTAGAAAGCTCAACAAACTTAACGAGCTCAACAGACAGTGGCTTAAAAGTTGAAACTGAAGCAAGTTGA
- the LOC100777329 gene encoding uncharacterized protein isoform X1, whose translation MLIKAMASALSSRVESVRNSPFLRFSLNFIRALSSSSSSSSAVSSAENLKKSKRRKKKNLFEVAQFLPNWGIGYHMAKTHWNEVSYEITKINLYKDGRHGKAWGIAFKNGLPLADAPKKISGVHKRCWRYIPNVVKALESSTNLTSSTDSGLKVETEAS comes from the exons ATGCTTAT AAAAGCAATGGCAAGTGCATTGAGTAGCAGAGTTGAATCTGTTCGAAACTCCCCCTTTCTAAGATTTTCGCTCAACTTCATCAGAGCCCTTAgctcttcttcgtcttcttcttctgcCGTTTCTTCTGCTGAGAACCTTAAGAAATCAAAgcgaaggaagaagaagaatttgttCGAGGTGGCTCAGTTCTTACCTAACTGGGGAATCGGCTACCACATGGCCAAGACTCACTGGAATGAGGTTTCTTACGAAATCACTAAAATAAATCTCTACAAG GATGGAAGACATGGAAAAGCATGGGGGATTGCTTTTAAAAATG GCTTGCCGTTAGCAGATGCTCCCAAAAAGATTAGTGGAGTTCACAAGCGCTGTTGGAGGTACATACCAAATGTAGTAAAAGCATTAGAAAGCTCAACAAACTTAACGAGCTCAACAGACAGTGGCTTAAAAGTTGAAACTGAAGCAAGTTGA
- the LOC100305538 gene encoding protein slowmo homolog, whose translation MVKAYTQEHVYKHPWERVTCASWRKFADQENKRILSHILDVDTLNHSLDPSSGMLYTTRAITIHCPGPWFVRKIVGQDICHCVESTVVDARSRSMQLTSRNISLQKFIEVEEKIRYDPHPDNPTGWTICQQETRIRIKPLSALASMAEKVEQRCAEKFLQNSVKGREVMERICKYLEAESSSLAL comes from the coding sequence ATGGTGAAAGCATATACACAGGAACACGTCTACAAGCACCCTTGGGAACGTGTAACTTGTGCATCTTGGCGCAAGTTTGCTGACCAAGAGAACAAACGCATATTATCCCATATTCTTGATGTTGACACATTGAACCACAGCCTTGACCCTTCATCAGGGATGCTTTACACGACCCGTGCTATCACGATCCATTGTCCTGGGCCGTGGTTTGTCCGCAAGATTGTTGGTCAGGATATTTGCCACTGTGTGGAATCCACTGTGGTGGATGCACGGTCGCGCTCCATGCAACTAACCTCCCGGAATATCAGCCTCCAGAAGTTCATTGAAGTGGAAGAGAAGATCCGATATGATCCTCACCCGGATAACCCGACTGGGTGGACAATTTGCCAGCAGGAGACTCGCATCCGGATTAAGCCGCTGTCGGCTTTGGCATCCATGGCTGAAAAGGTGGAGCAGCGATGTGCTGAAAAGTTCCTTCAGAATAGTGTCAAGGGTAGAGAGGTTATGGAGAGGATTTGTAAATATCTTGAAGCAGAATCAAGCAGCCTTGCCTTGTGA